One window from the genome of Periophthalmus magnuspinnatus isolate fPerMag1 chromosome 18, fPerMag1.2.pri, whole genome shotgun sequence encodes:
- the LOC117386650 gene encoding E3 ubiquitin-protein ligase TRIM21-like, which produces MSTQPVSVSVSSLWFEEQFKCCICLDIYRDPVSTPCGHNFCLDCIEGYWETKSRPECPLCKETFSSRPELRINHGFKEIIQHFRSLSNPGQDNDPSTFGLTDPTFSTSHLCRRHNKPLEMFCKKDQTPVCSSCTARDHRNHPTVPIDRACKKVKVSLKETKAQIKKMMQERIHKTEEIQQAVDQSKKVMERQIQQSVEVCTMLISAVERQQSTVVEELQRRQEEVEEKANQMINHLQAELKALQTRGIEIVNLQATQNPLEMLQTFPSVNKLPLTQDWTQVKVYPDSGTGAIRDGVTEMMEICQKVSDKLLEEEVEKLSQYALDVTYDPDTASGWLEISADGKQVSLCSQKKKLPVTDNDKRFDSCVCVLGKENFSSGRQYWEVQVGDKTDWDVGVAQESVQRRGSISVRPDAGFWSICRRRGSLGACTSPSLPLPLTPPPQRVGVYVDYEQRCVSFYDAELKKLIYSFTDCDFSGAVVPYFNPCVQDNGKTPPLVICPVVKSTRDAPKDLIMRTTV; this is translated from the exons ATGTCGACTCAGCCAG TGTCGGTCAGTGTGAGCTCACTGTGGTTCGAGGAGCAGTTTAAATGCTGCATCTGTCTGGACATTTACCGGGACCCCGTGTCCACTCCGTGCGGTCATAACTTCTGCCTGGACTGCATTGAGGGCTACTGGGAGACCAAGTCCCGCCCCGAGTGCCCCCTTTGCAAAGAGACCTTCAGCAGCCGCCCGGAGCTACGCATCAACCACGGCTTCAAAGAAATCATCCAGCATTTTAG GTCCCTGTCTAATCCCGGACAGGACAATGATCCGAGCACTTTCGGACTCACCGACCCCACCTTCTCCACCTCTCACCTCTGCAGAAGACACAACAAACCTCTGGAGATGTTCTGCAAGAAAGACCAGACGCCAGTGTGCTCCAGCTGCACCGCCAGAGACCACAGGAACCATCCGACAGTGCCCATAGACCGAGCCTGCAAGAAAGTCAAG GTTTCACTAAAAGAAACTAAAGCCCAGATTAAAAAGATGATGCAAGAAAGAATTCACAAAACAGAGGAGATTCAACAGGCCGTGGACCAGAGCAAA aaaGTGATGGAGAGGCAGATCCAGCAGAGTGTGGAGGTGTGCACCATGCTGATCAGTGCAGTGGAGAGACAGCAGAGCACTGTGgtggaggagctgcagaggagacaggaggaggtggaggaaaaAGCCAACCAAATGATCAACCACCTGCAAGCAGAGTTGAAGGCCCTGCAGACCAGAGGCATCGAAATAGTCAACCTGCAGGCTACCCAGAACCCCCTGGAGATGTTACAG acttttCCTTCAGTGAATAAACTACCTCTGACACAAGACTGGACTCAAGTCAAAGTGTATCCAGACAGCGGCACAGGAGCGATCAGAGATGGTGTGACGGAAATGATGGAAATCTGCCAGAAAGTCAGCGACAAACTGCTGGAAGAAG AAGTGGAGAAGCTGAGTCAGTACGCTCTGGACGTGACCTACGACCCAGACACCGCTTCAGGATGGCTAGAGATCTCTGCTGACGGCAAACAG GTGAGCCTCTGCAGTCAGAAGAAGAAGCTCCCAGTGACCGACAACGACAAACGCTTCGACTCGTGCGTCTGTGTCCTGGGCAAAGAGAACTTCTCCTCTGGGCGACAGTACTGGGAGGTCCAG GTTGGAGATAAGACCGACTGGGACGTGGGCGTGGCTCAGGAGTCCGTGCAGAGGAGAGGTTCCATCTCTGTGCGTCCGGACGCCGGTTTCTGGTCGATCTGTCGTCGAAGGGGCAGTCTGGGCGCGTGCACtagcccctccctccccctgcctctgaccccgcccccacagagagtgggcgtgtacgtgGACTATGAACAGCGCTGCGTGTCCTTCTACGACGCAGAGCTCAAAAAACTCATCTACAGTTTCACAGACTGCGACTTCAGCGGAGCCGTGGTCCCGTACTTTAACCCATGTGTGCAGGACAACGGGAAGACGCCCCCTCTGGTCATCTGCCCCGTGGTGAAGAGCACGAGAGACGCCCCAAAAGACCTGATCATGAGGACCACTGTCTGA
- the LOC117386334 gene encoding E3 ubiquitin-protein ligase TRIM21-like, translated as MSTQPVSVSVSSLWFEEQFKCCICLDIYRDPVSTPCGHNFCLDCIEGYWETKSRPECPLCKETFSSRPELRINHGFKEIIQHFETSLSNPGQDNDPSTFGLTDPAAFSTSHLCRRHNKPLEMFCKKDQTPVCSSCTARDHRNHPTVPIDRACKKVKVSLKETKAQIKKMMQERIHKTEEIQQAVDQSKKVMERQIQQSVEVCTMLISAVERQQSTVVEELQRRQEEVEEKANQMINHLQAELKALQTRGIEIVNLQATQNPLEMLQTFPSVNKLPLTQDWTQVKVYPDSGTGAIRDGVTEMMEICQKVSDKLLEEEVEKLSQYALDVTYDPDTASGWLEISADGKQVSLCSQKKKLPVTDNDKRFDSCVCVLGKENFSSGRQYWEVQVGDKTDWDVGVAQESVQRRGSISVRPDAGFWSICRRRGSLGACTSPSLPLPLTPPPQRVGVYVDYEQRCVSFYDAELKKLIYSFTDCDFSGAVVPYFNPCVQDNGKTPPLVICPVVKSTRDAPKDLIMRTTV; from the exons ATGTCGACTCAGCCAG TGTCGGTCAGTGTGAGCTCACTGTGGTTCGAGGAGCAGTTTAAATGCTGCATCTGTCTGGACATTTACCGGGACCCCGTGTCCACTCCGTGCGGTCATAACTTCTGCCTGGACTGCATTGAGGGCTACTGGGAGACCAAGTCCCGCCCCGAGTGCCCCCTTTGCAAAGAGACCTTCAGCAGCCGCCCGGAGCTACGCATCAACCACGGCTTCAAAGAAATCATCCAGCATTTTGAAAC GTCCCTGTCTAATCCCGGACAGGACAATGATCCGAGCACTTTCGGACTCACCGACCCCGCCGCCTTCTCCACCTCTCACCTCTGCAGAAGACACAACAAACCTCTGGAGATGTTCTGCAAGAAAGACCAGACGCCAGTGTGCTCCAGCTGCACCGCCAGAGACCACAGGAACCATCCGACAGTGCCCATAGACCGAGCCTGCAAGAAAGTCAAG GTTTCACTAAAAGAAACTAAAGCCCAGATTAAAAAGATGATGCAAGAAAGAATTCACAAAACAGAGGAGATTCAACAGGCCGTGGACCAGAGCAAA aaaGTGATGGAGAGGCAGATCCAGCAGAGTGTGGAGGTGTGCACCATGCTGATCAGTGCAGTGGAGAGACAGCAGAGCACTGTGgtggaggagctgcagaggagacaggaggaggtggaggaaaaAGCCAACCAAATGATCAACCACCTGCAAGCAGAGTTGAAGGCCCTGCAGACCAGAGGCATCGAAATAGTCAACCTGCAGGCTACCCAGAACCCCCTGGAGATGTTACAG acttttCCTTCAGTGAATAAACTACCTCTGACACAAGACTGGACTCAAGTCAAAGTGTATCCAGACAGCGGCACAGGAGCGATCAGAGATGGTGTGACGGAAATGATGGAAATCTGCCAGAAAGTCAGCGACAAACTGCTGGAAGAAG AAGTGGAGAAGCTGAGTCAGTACGCTCTGGACGTGACCTACGACCCAGACACCGCTTCAGGATGGCTAGAGATCTCTGCTGACGGCAAACAG GTGAGCCTCTGCAGTCAGAAGAAGAAGCTCCCAGTGACCGACAACGACAAACGCTTCGACTCGTGCGTCTGTGTCCTGGGCAAAGAGAACTTCTCCTCTGGGCGACAGTACTGGGAGGTCCAG GTTGGAGATAAGACCGACTGGGACGTGGGCGTGGCTCAGGAGTCCGTGCAGAGGAGAGGTTCCATCTCTGTGCGTCCGGACGCCGGTTTCTGGTCGATCTGTCGTCGAAGGGGCAGTCTGGGCGCGTGCACtagcccctccctccccctgcctctgaccccgcccccacagagagtgggcgtgtacgtgGACTATGAACAGCGCTGCGTGTCCTTCTACGACGCAGAGCTCAAAAAACTCATCTACAGTTTCACAGACTGCGACTTCAGCGGAGCCGTGGTCCCGTACTTTAACCCATGTGTGCAGGACAACGGGAAGACGCCCCCTCTGGTCATCTGCCCCGTGGTGAAGAGCACGAGAGACGCCCCAAAAGACCTGATCATGAGGACCACTGTCTGA